A DNA window from Hydrogenophaga taeniospiralis contains the following coding sequences:
- the mltB gene encoding lytic murein transglycosylase B produces MTFRLSSAARRAASSASALLVALCLHSATALAQNGNHGNASPPPPFTYDQHEAAMAFADDLASRRNLDPAWVRQQIGAAQRLPAVIRLTTPAPSGTAKNWAAYRARFIEPVRLQAGLQFWQTHREPLERAEREFGVPASLIVGVLGVESLYGRHTGNFRVMDTLTTLAFDFPASHPRAAARAEFFRSELEQYLSLAQRTGQDPLALRGSYAGAMGWPQFMPSSWSKYAIDFDGDSRIDLSGSPADAIGSVANYFKHFGWQTGLPTHYPVAFDPATLDLDALLAPDILPTFSVERFTAHGAVLEGAALQHSGKLALIELQNGDPANGGAPPSYLAGTENFYVVTRYNWSSYYALAVIELGQAVQALVEGR; encoded by the coding sequence ATCACCTTTCGCCTCTCTTCCGCCGCGCGGCGCGCGGCGTCGAGCGCGTCGGCACTGCTCGTGGCGCTGTGCCTGCACAGCGCCACCGCCCTGGCCCAGAACGGCAACCACGGCAACGCCAGCCCGCCGCCCCCCTTCACCTACGACCAGCACGAGGCCGCCATGGCCTTCGCCGACGACCTGGCCAGCCGCCGCAACCTTGACCCGGCCTGGGTGCGCCAGCAGATCGGCGCGGCCCAGCGGCTGCCGGCCGTGATCCGGCTGACCACCCCCGCCCCCAGCGGCACGGCCAAGAACTGGGCGGCCTACCGCGCCCGCTTCATCGAGCCGGTGCGCTTGCAGGCCGGGCTGCAGTTCTGGCAGACCCACCGCGAGCCGCTGGAGCGCGCCGAGCGCGAGTTCGGCGTGCCCGCGAGCCTGATCGTGGGTGTGCTGGGCGTGGAATCGCTGTATGGGCGGCACACCGGCAACTTCCGCGTGATGGACACGCTCACCACGCTCGCCTTCGACTTCCCCGCCAGCCACCCCCGGGCGGCCGCGCGCGCCGAGTTCTTCCGCAGCGAGCTGGAGCAATACCTCAGCCTGGCCCAGCGCACCGGCCAGGACCCGCTGGCCCTGCGCGGCAGCTACGCCGGTGCCATGGGCTGGCCCCAGTTCATGCCCAGCAGCTGGAGCAAGTACGCCATCGACTTCGACGGCGACAGCCGGATCGACCTCTCTGGCAGCCCGGCCGACGCGATCGGTTCGGTGGCCAACTATTTCAAGCACTTCGGCTGGCAGACCGGTCTGCCCACCCACTACCCGGTGGCGTTCGACCCGGCCACGCTGGACCTGGACGCCCTGCTCGCGCCCGACATCCTGCCCACCTTCAGCGTGGAACGCTTCACCGCCCACGGCGCCGTGCTCGAAGGCGCGGCCCTGCAACACAGCGGCAAGCTGGCCCTGATCGAGCTGCAGAACGGCGACCCCGCCAACGGCGGCGCCCCACCGAGCTACCTGGCCGGCACCGAGAATTTCTACGTGGTGACGCGCTACAACTGGAGCAGCTACTACGCGCTCGCGGTGATCGAGCTGGGGCAGGCCGTGCAGGCGCTGGTGGAGGGGCGGTAG
- a CDS encoding DUF2126 domain-containing protein has protein sequence MAIHVALSHITHYRYDRLVKLGPQVVRLRPAPHSRTKVLSYSQKIEPAGHFINWQQDPFANYQARLVFPEPTTEFKVTIDLVVEMAVHNPFDFFLEPRAEEFPFSYDASQQQELAPYLATAPLTEELKAYLARVDVKKRRTIDFLVDINQMLQRDISYTIRMEPGVQTPEETLKLKSGSCRDTGWLLVQMLRHLGLAARFVSGYLIQLTPDVKAIDGPSGPEKDFTDLHAWCEVFLPGAGWIGLDPTSGLLAGEGHIPLACTPQPSSAAPVEGAMDKCEVEFEHHMGVTRVYESPRVTKPYTEEQWAGVVALGQKVDADLEKHDVRLTMGGEPTYVATADRDAAEWNTDALGPTKRGYATELLGRLREHYGAGGFVHMGQGKWYPGEQLPRWALSVFWRADGEPCWNNPALLADERDAATYDADDARRFTQALARQLGLSTQYITPGYEDTWYYLWRERRLPVNVDPFDAKLDDELERARLRRVFTQGLDATVGFVLPLMANGHGPLTNNGKSEGYHRVSGTVWSTGPWFFRDERMYLVPGDSPMGYRLPLDSLPWVSAADYPYHIEQDPHAPRDPLPKGATVLHQLSPHQVGGGFAEGGTVSLQGTDFGPAGGPAIDGQPGTGAAPAQALSSKLPQRGESAAWLTRTALCVEARDPHRANGPKAEKAHGGKNQHLYVFMPPMQRLEDYLDLLAAVEATAEMLGMSIVLEGYPPPRDPRLKMLQVTPDPGVIEVNIHPSSSWDELVERTEFLYDAAYQTRLCAEKFMTDGRHTGTGGGNHFVLGGATPADSPFLRRPELLGSLVAYWHNHPSLSYLFSGLFIGPTSQAPRVDEARNDQLYELEIALAQIEKNRETHGQDMPPWLVDRTLRNILIDVTGNTHRSEFCIDKLFSPDSSTGRLGLLELRAFEMPPHARMSIAQQLLLRALVSRFWQQPFAHKLTRWGTELHDRFLLPTFIRMDFEDVLADLTEFGYPLDMAWFEPHFEFRFPLVGEVSARGIELTLRSALEPWHVMGEEGAPGGTVRYVDSSLERIEVRVSGYNDSRYLITCNGRAIPLQSTGTVGEFVSGVRYKAWSPPSALHPSIPAHAPLTFDIVDTWMQRSLGGCQYHVAHPGGRNYDTFPINAYEAESRRMSRFFQMGHTPGKLVVAPATPSREFPFTLDLRY, from the coding sequence ATGGCCATTCATGTTGCCCTGAGCCACATCACCCATTATCGGTACGACCGCCTGGTCAAACTCGGTCCCCAGGTGGTGCGTCTGCGCCCGGCGCCGCACAGCCGCACCAAGGTGCTGTCGTACTCGCAGAAGATCGAACCGGCGGGCCACTTCATCAACTGGCAGCAGGACCCGTTCGCCAACTACCAGGCGCGCCTGGTGTTTCCCGAGCCCACCACCGAGTTCAAGGTCACGATCGACCTGGTGGTGGAAATGGCGGTGCACAACCCGTTCGACTTTTTCCTGGAGCCGCGCGCCGAGGAATTCCCGTTCAGCTACGACGCCTCGCAACAGCAGGAACTCGCGCCCTACCTCGCCACAGCGCCGCTGACCGAAGAGCTCAAGGCCTACCTGGCCCGGGTGGACGTGAAGAAGCGCCGCACCATCGACTTCCTGGTGGACATCAACCAGATGCTCCAGCGCGACATCTCGTACACCATCCGCATGGAGCCGGGCGTGCAGACACCCGAAGAAACGCTCAAGCTCAAGAGCGGCTCCTGCCGCGACACCGGCTGGCTGCTGGTGCAGATGCTGCGCCACCTCGGCCTGGCCGCGCGCTTCGTCTCGGGCTATCTGATCCAGCTGACCCCGGACGTGAAAGCCATCGACGGCCCCAGCGGCCCTGAGAAAGACTTCACCGACCTGCACGCCTGGTGCGAGGTGTTCCTGCCCGGCGCCGGCTGGATCGGCCTGGACCCGACCTCGGGCCTGCTGGCCGGTGAAGGCCACATTCCGCTGGCCTGCACGCCGCAGCCCTCGAGCGCCGCGCCGGTCGAAGGCGCCATGGACAAGTGCGAGGTCGAGTTCGAGCACCACATGGGCGTGACGCGCGTCTACGAATCACCGCGCGTGACCAAGCCCTACACCGAAGAACAGTGGGCCGGTGTGGTGGCGCTGGGCCAGAAGGTGGACGCCGACCTGGAGAAACACGACGTGCGCCTGACCATGGGCGGTGAACCCACCTACGTGGCCACGGCCGACCGCGACGCCGCCGAATGGAACACCGACGCGCTCGGCCCCACCAAACGCGGCTACGCCACCGAGCTGCTGGGCCGGCTGCGCGAGCACTACGGCGCGGGCGGCTTCGTGCACATGGGCCAGGGCAAGTGGTACCCGGGCGAACAGCTGCCGCGCTGGGCGCTTTCGGTGTTCTGGCGCGCCGACGGCGAGCCCTGCTGGAACAACCCGGCCCTGCTGGCCGACGAACGCGACGCCGCGACATACGACGCCGACGATGCGCGCCGCTTCACGCAGGCACTGGCTCGCCAGCTCGGCCTGTCCACGCAGTACATCACCCCCGGCTACGAGGACACCTGGTACTACCTCTGGCGCGAACGCCGCCTGCCGGTGAACGTGGACCCTTTCGACGCCAAGCTCGACGACGAGCTGGAGCGTGCGCGCCTGCGCCGCGTGTTCACCCAGGGACTGGACGCCACCGTGGGCTTCGTGCTGCCGCTGATGGCCAATGGCCACGGCCCGCTGACGAACAACGGCAAGAGCGAGGGCTACCACCGCGTCTCGGGCACGGTGTGGTCCACCGGCCCCTGGTTCTTCCGCGACGAGCGCATGTACCTCGTGCCCGGCGACTCGCCCATGGGCTACCGCCTGCCGCTCGATTCCCTGCCCTGGGTCTCAGCCGCCGACTACCCGTACCACATCGAGCAGGACCCGCACGCCCCGCGCGACCCGCTGCCCAAGGGCGCCACCGTGCTGCACCAGCTCTCGCCGCACCAAGTGGGCGGTGGCTTTGCCGAAGGCGGCACGGTGTCGCTGCAGGGCACCGACTTTGGCCCCGCCGGTGGGCCGGCCATCGACGGCCAGCCCGGCACGGGCGCTGCGCCCGCCCAGGCGCTGTCGTCCAAGCTCCCGCAGCGCGGTGAATCGGCGGCCTGGCTCACGCGCACCGCGCTCTGCGTGGAAGCGCGCGACCCGCACCGCGCCAACGGCCCGAAGGCGGAAAAGGCCCACGGCGGCAAGAACCAGCACCTGTATGTGTTCATGCCGCCCATGCAGCGGCTCGAAGACTACCTGGACCTGCTGGCCGCCGTGGAGGCCACGGCCGAGATGCTGGGCATGAGCATCGTGCTCGAAGGCTACCCGCCGCCGCGAGACCCGCGCCTGAAGATGCTGCAGGTCACGCCCGACCCCGGCGTGATCGAGGTCAACATCCACCCCAGCAGCAGCTGGGACGAGCTGGTCGAGCGCACCGAGTTCCTGTACGACGCGGCCTACCAGACGCGCCTGTGCGCCGAGAAGTTCATGACCGACGGCCGCCACACCGGCACCGGCGGCGGCAACCACTTCGTGCTCGGTGGCGCCACACCGGCCGACTCGCCCTTCCTGCGCCGCCCCGAGCTGCTGGGCAGCCTGGTCGCCTACTGGCACAACCACCCCTCGCTGTCCTACCTGTTCAGCGGCCTCTTCATCGGCCCGACCAGCCAGGCGCCGCGCGTGGACGAAGCCCGCAACGACCAGCTCTACGAACTGGAGATCGCGCTCGCGCAAATCGAGAAAAACCGCGAGACCCACGGTCAGGACATGCCGCCTTGGCTGGTGGACCGCACGCTGCGCAACATCCTGATCGACGTCACCGGCAACACCCACCGCAGCGAGTTCTGCATCGACAAGCTCTTTTCACCCGACTCGTCCACCGGCCGCCTGGGCCTGCTGGAACTGCGGGCGTTTGAAATGCCGCCGCACGCCCGCATGAGCATCGCCCAGCAGCTGCTGCTGCGCGCCCTGGTCTCGCGTTTCTGGCAACAGCCCTTCGCCCACAAGCTCACGCGCTGGGGCACCGAGCTGCACGACCGCTTCCTGCTGCCCACCTTCATCCGCATGGACTTCGAAGACGTGCTCGCCGACCTGACCGAGTTCGGCTACCCGCTGGACATGGCCTGGTTCGAGCCGCACTTCGAGTTCCGCTTCCCGCTGGTGGGCGAGGTCTCGGCGCGTGGCATCGAACTCACGCTGCGCAGCGCGCTGGAACCCTGGCACGTGATGGGCGAAGAAGGCGCGCCCGGTGGCACCGTGCGCTATGTCGATTCGTCGCTGGAGCGCATCGAGGTGCGCGTGAGTGGCTACAACGACAGCCGTTACCTCATCACCTGCAATGGCCGCGCCATTCCCCTGCAAAGCACCGGCACCGTGGGCGAATTCGTCTCGGGCGTGCGCTACAAGGCCTGGAGCCCGCCGTCGGCACTGCACCCGTCGATCCCCGCGCACGCGCCGCTCACCTTCGACATCGTGGACACCTGGATGCAGCGCTCGCTCGGCGGCTGCCAGTACCACGTGGCCCACCCGGGCGGTCGCAACTACGACACCTTCCCGATCAACGCCTACGAGGCCGAGAGCCGACGCATGTCGCGCTTCTTCCAGATGGGCCACACCCCGGGCAAGCTGGTGGTGGCCCCCGCCACGCCGAGCCGCGAGTTCCCGTTCACACTGGATTTGCGGTATTGA
- a CDS encoding circularly permuted type 2 ATP-grasp protein — translation MSQPMFDEMNASPSEVRAHYQNYARWLAQQPEEVMAARREEAEMIFRRVGITFAVYGAKDEDGAGTERLIPFDLIPRIIPAHEWKSMEEGLVQRVTALNRFIHDVYHDQEIIKAGLIPSEQIFQNAQFRPEMMGVDVPNQIYSHISGIDIVRAPNAEGVGEYYVLEDNLRVPSGVSYMLEDRKMMMRLFPELFGQNRVAPVAHYPDLLLETLRAVSPATTAEPTVVVLTPGMYNSAYFEHAFLAQQMGVELVEGQDLFVKDNFVYMRTTRGPKRVDVIYRRVDDDFLDPLVFRPTSTLGCAGLLGVYRSGNVTICNAVGTGIADDKSIYPYVPKMIEFYLGQKPILSNVPTFMGRNPEDLKYMLAHMDELVVKEVHGAGGYGMLVGPASTRAEIEEFRAVVKAKPDGYIAQPTLSLSTCPTYVQSGVAPRHIDLRPFVLSGKEVQMVPGGLTRVALKEGSLVVNSSQGGGTKDTWILED, via the coding sequence ATGAGCCAACCGATGTTTGACGAAATGAACGCCTCGCCCAGCGAGGTCCGGGCCCACTATCAGAACTACGCCCGATGGTTGGCGCAGCAACCCGAGGAGGTGATGGCGGCCCGGCGCGAAGAGGCCGAAATGATCTTCCGGCGCGTCGGCATCACCTTCGCCGTTTACGGTGCCAAGGACGAAGATGGCGCCGGCACCGAGCGGCTGATCCCCTTCGATCTGATCCCGCGCATCATCCCGGCCCACGAGTGGAAGAGCATGGAGGAGGGGCTGGTGCAGCGCGTGACGGCGCTCAACCGCTTCATCCACGACGTCTACCACGACCAGGAAATCATCAAGGCCGGCCTCATCCCGTCCGAGCAGATTTTCCAGAACGCGCAGTTCCGCCCGGAGATGATGGGCGTTGACGTTCCCAACCAGATCTATTCGCACATCTCGGGCATCGACATCGTGCGCGCACCCAACGCCGAGGGCGTGGGCGAGTACTACGTGCTCGAAGACAACCTGCGCGTGCCCAGCGGTGTGAGCTACATGCTGGAAGACCGCAAGATGATGATGCGGCTGTTCCCCGAACTCTTCGGCCAGAACCGCGTGGCTCCGGTGGCCCACTACCCCGACCTGCTGCTGGAAACCCTGCGCGCCGTGAGCCCGGCCACCACGGCCGAGCCCACCGTGGTGGTGCTCACGCCCGGCATGTACAACAGCGCCTATTTTGAACACGCCTTCCTCGCGCAGCAGATGGGCGTGGAGCTGGTCGAAGGGCAGGACCTGTTCGTCAAGGACAACTTCGTCTACATGCGCACCACGCGCGGCCCCAAGCGCGTGGACGTGATCTACCGCCGCGTGGACGACGACTTCCTCGACCCGCTGGTGTTCCGTCCCACCTCCACGCTGGGCTGCGCCGGCCTGCTGGGCGTGTACCGCAGTGGCAACGTGACCATCTGCAACGCGGTGGGCACCGGCATCGCCGACGACAAATCGATCTACCCCTACGTGCCCAAGATGATCGAGTTCTACCTGGGCCAGAAGCCGATCCTGAGCAACGTGCCCACCTTCATGGGCCGCAACCCCGAGGACCTGAAATACATGCTCGCCCACATGGACGAACTGGTGGTCAAGGAGGTGCACGGCGCCGGCGGCTACGGCATGCTGGTGGGGCCGGCGTCCACCCGGGCCGAGATCGAGGAATTCCGCGCTGTGGTGAAGGCCAAGCCCGACGGCTACATCGCCCAGCCCACGCTGAGCCTGTCCACCTGCCCCACCTATGTGCAGAGTGGCGTGGCGCCGCGCCACATCGACCTGCGGCCCTTCGTGCTCAGTGGCAAGGAGGTGCAGATGGTGCCCGGTGGCCTGACGCGCGTGGCGCTCAAAGAAGGATCGCTCGTCGTCAACTCGTCACAGGGCGGCGGTACCAAAGACACCTGGATACTTGAGGACTGA
- a CDS encoding DNA internalization-related competence protein ComEC/Rec2, whose amino-acid sequence MSLRRSAQAGLPAGVAGVALQLQQAGLWPWGGYLGALCVGLLLVGWLWWRLLSGCAVLGRGRVGAALGLVVVITAGLLTGFGLTGVRAVHFAAGALQPGLQGLDIEVTGRVASLPQRTSLGERFELAVETATRNGHPVPLPGLLHLSWFRGAGPGVAPAAAERPGPNLFAGERWRFTVRLRSPHGDANPHGFDRERWLWEQGVGATGYVRDGPRDPRPQRLGRTRWHPVEAARQWVSERIEQRVDDGRSAGVLAALVVGEQSAIERADWDLYRSTGVAHLMSISGLHVTMFAWLATALIGGLWRRLARVWPGALLAVPTPLAAGLGGVALAAAYALFSGWGVPSQRTVVMLAVVVGLRLSGRHWPWPAVWLLAMVAVLLLDPWALLQPGFWLSFVAVGILFATDPGRRTARQAADDGARPQRALRAGGALLREQAVVTVALAPLSLLLFGQFSVVGLLANLLAIPWVTLVITPLAMLGVALSPLWDAAALAVQWLGVGLQWLAQWPWASIHRAIPPAPLALAAVLGGALLVLRLPWALRGAGLLLVWPALLWTPARPAPGQFELLALDVGQGSAVLVRTAGHSLLYDTGPRYSPESDAGQRIVVPVLRALGERPDAVVVSHRDSDHAGGSVAVQTAWPQARWLSSFDRDPQRRCLAGQRWHWDGVDFELLHPTPEHYAPDGSGRLSSNAMSCVLRVSGAGQSAWLSGDLDAERETRLALARPELRASVLLAPHHGSRTSSSPVLLNTLQPRWVLVQSGYRNRFDHPAATVLERYRQRGIRWVNSPDCGAARWHSAEPDVVHCHREEHRRYWHHRPVPDAPLPAREEGAIAPGSGGAD is encoded by the coding sequence ATGAGCCTGCGGCGCAGCGCCCAGGCCGGGCTGCCGGCCGGTGTGGCGGGCGTGGCCCTGCAGTTGCAGCAGGCTGGCCTGTGGCCCTGGGGTGGGTACCTCGGTGCCTTGTGCGTGGGCCTGCTGCTGGTGGGCTGGTTGTGGTGGCGCTTGCTGTCCGGGTGCGCCGTGCTAGGGCGGGGACGGGTCGGCGCGGCGCTGGGCCTGGTGGTGGTGATCACCGCGGGCCTGCTGACCGGCTTTGGCCTGACCGGCGTGCGCGCGGTCCACTTCGCGGCCGGGGCGCTGCAGCCCGGCCTGCAGGGCCTGGACATCGAGGTGACCGGCCGCGTGGCCTCGCTGCCGCAGCGCACTTCGCTGGGCGAACGCTTCGAATTGGCGGTGGAGACGGCCACGCGCAACGGACACCCGGTGCCGCTGCCCGGCCTGTTGCATCTGAGCTGGTTCCGCGGCGCCGGGCCCGGCGTGGCGCCGGCAGCGGCCGAACGCCCCGGCCCCAATCTGTTCGCTGGCGAGCGCTGGCGCTTCACGGTGCGCCTGCGCAGCCCGCACGGCGACGCCAACCCCCATGGTTTTGACCGCGAACGCTGGCTGTGGGAGCAGGGCGTGGGCGCCACCGGCTATGTGCGTGACGGCCCACGCGATCCACGGCCACAGCGGCTGGGCCGCACCCGCTGGCACCCGGTGGAGGCGGCACGCCAGTGGGTCAGCGAGCGCATCGAGCAGCGCGTGGACGATGGGCGCAGCGCCGGCGTGCTCGCCGCCCTGGTGGTGGGCGAGCAGAGCGCCATCGAGCGCGCCGACTGGGACCTGTACCGCAGCACCGGGGTGGCCCACCTGATGAGCATCTCCGGCCTGCACGTGACCATGTTCGCCTGGCTGGCCACGGCGCTCATCGGTGGCCTGTGGCGGCGGCTGGCCCGGGTCTGGCCTGGCGCGCTGCTGGCCGTTCCCACGCCGCTGGCGGCGGGCCTGGGCGGGGTGGCGCTGGCGGCGGCCTACGCACTGTTCTCTGGCTGGGGCGTGCCCTCGCAGCGCACTGTGGTCATGCTGGCCGTGGTGGTCGGCCTGCGGCTCTCGGGCCGGCACTGGCCCTGGCCCGCGGTGTGGCTGCTGGCCATGGTGGCGGTGCTGCTGCTTGACCCCTGGGCCTTGCTGCAGCCGGGCTTCTGGCTCAGCTTCGTGGCGGTGGGCATCTTGTTTGCCACCGACCCGGGCCGGCGCACCGCCCGCCAGGCTGCAGACGACGGGGCGCGCCCGCAGCGTGCGCTGCGCGCGGGCGGGGCCCTGTTGCGCGAGCAGGCGGTGGTGACGGTGGCGCTCGCGCCCTTGTCGCTGCTGCTGTTTGGCCAGTTCTCGGTGGTCGGCCTGCTGGCCAACCTGCTGGCCATTCCCTGGGTCACGCTGGTGATCACGCCACTGGCGATGTTGGGCGTGGCGCTGTCGCCGTTGTGGGACGCGGCGGCGCTGGCGGTGCAATGGCTGGGCGTGGGGCTGCAGTGGCTGGCCCAGTGGCCCTGGGCTTCGATCCACCGCGCGATACCGCCGGCGCCGCTGGCGCTCGCGGCCGTGCTGGGCGGTGCCCTGCTGGTGTTGCGCCTGCCCTGGGCGCTGCGCGGCGCCGGCCTGCTGCTGGTGTGGCCCGCGCTGCTGTGGACACCAGCGCGTCCGGCGCCGGGCCAGTTTGAGCTGCTGGCGCTGGACGTGGGGCAGGGCAGCGCGGTGCTGGTGCGCACCGCGGGCCACAGCCTGCTCTACGACACCGGGCCGCGCTACAGCCCCGAGAGCGACGCCGGGCAGCGCATCGTCGTGCCGGTGCTGCGCGCCCTGGGCGAGCGGCCCGACGCGGTGGTGGTGAGCCACCGCGACAGCGACCATGCCGGCGGCTCGGTGGCGGTGCAGACGGCCTGGCCGCAGGCGCGCTGGCTCTCGTCCTTTGACCGCGACCCGCAGCGGCGCTGCCTGGCGGGCCAGCGCTGGCACTGGGACGGTGTGGACTTCGAGCTGCTGCACCCCACGCCCGAGCATTACGCGCCCGATGGCAGCGGGCGGCTCTCGAGCAACGCCATGTCGTGCGTGTTGCGGGTGAGCGGCGCGGGCCAGAGCGCCTGGCTGAGCGGTGACCTGGACGCCGAGCGCGAAACCCGCCTGGCGCTGGCCCGCCCGGAACTGCGCGCCAGCGTGCTGCTGGCGCCGCACCATGGCAGCCGCACCTCGTCCAGCCCGGTGCTGCTCAACACCCTGCAGCCCCGCTGGGTGCTGGTGCAGTCCGGCTACCGCAACCGCTTTGATCACCCGGCCGCCACCGTGCTGGAGCGCTACCGCCAGCGCGGCATCCGCTGGGTGAACTCGCCCGATTGCGGGGCCGCGCGCTGGCACAGCGCCGAGCCCGACGTGGTGCATTGCCACCGCGAAGAGCACCGCCGCTACTGGCACCACCGCCCGGTGCCCGACGCGCCGCTGCCCGCCAGGGAGGAGGGTGCCATTGCGCCGGGATCGGGCGGTGCCGATTGA
- a CDS encoding alpha-E domain-containing protein, whose protein sequence is MLSRTADHLFWMSRYTERAENTARMLDVNYQTSLLPQSAAVAQVGWEGLLVISELMPAYTTKYGKDITPRNVMDFMVRDESNPSSIISCLRAARENARAVRGALTTELWETQNSTWLKLSSYLKSKDFERDPGAFFEWVKHRSHLSRGVAVGTMLQDEAFHFYRMGSFLERSDNTARLLDVKFHAVQSDFFGAASEQDQEYDFYHWSAILRSVSGFEVYRKVYRDVITPERVAELLILRPDMPRSLAASMNEVVANLSVVANEISGETLRRAGKLKADLQYARIDEILATGLHAFLTQFLDRVNELGGRISQDFLVPTVH, encoded by the coding sequence ATGCTTTCACGCACCGCCGATCATTTGTTCTGGATGTCCCGTTACACCGAGCGCGCCGAAAACACCGCGCGCATGCTCGACGTGAACTACCAGACTTCGCTGCTGCCGCAGTCCGCCGCCGTGGCGCAGGTGGGGTGGGAGGGCCTGCTCGTCATCAGCGAGCTCATGCCGGCCTACACCACCAAGTACGGCAAGGACATCACGCCACGCAACGTCATGGACTTCATGGTGCGCGACGAGTCCAACCCATCGAGCATCATCTCCTGCCTGCGCGCCGCGCGCGAGAACGCGCGGGCCGTGCGCGGGGCGCTGACCACCGAGCTGTGGGAAACCCAGAACAGCACCTGGCTGAAGCTCTCCAGTTACCTCAAGTCCAAGGACTTCGAGCGCGACCCCGGCGCGTTCTTCGAGTGGGTCAAACACCGCTCGCACCTTTCGCGCGGGGTGGCGGTGGGCACCATGCTGCAGGATGAAGCCTTCCATTTCTACCGCATGGGCTCGTTCCTGGAGCGGTCCGACAACACGGCCCGTCTGCTGGACGTGAAGTTTCACGCGGTGCAGAGCGACTTTTTCGGCGCCGCCAGCGAGCAGGATCAGGAATACGACTTCTACCACTGGAGCGCCATCCTGCGCTCGGTCTCCGGCTTCGAGGTCTACCGCAAGGTCTACCGCGACGTGATCACGCCCGAGCGCGTGGCCGAGCTGCTGATCCTGCGGCCCGACATGCCGCGCAGCCTGGCCGCCAGCATGAACGAGGTGGTGGCCAACCTGAGCGTGGTGGCCAACGAGATCTCGGGTGAAACGCTGCGCCGCGCCGGCAAGCTCAAGGCCGATCTGCAGTACGCGCGCATCGACGAAATCCTCGCCACCGGCCTGCACGCTTTCCTCACGCAGTTCCTGGACCGCGTGAACGAACTCGGTGGCCGCATCAGCCAGGACTTCCTCGTGCCCACGGTGCATTGA